The Virgibacillus phasianinus genome includes a window with the following:
- a CDS encoding VOC family protein, whose amino-acid sequence MTFQFKNIDHIQLAAPTGSEDKARKFFVDLLGFEEIEKPVPLRQNGGVWFMAGSIQLHIGVEESFIPAGKAHPAFHVKNIEGLQDYLRSKNINYIEDDRLPGANRFYLHDPFGNRLEFLEWKA is encoded by the coding sequence ATGACATTTCAATTTAAAAATATTGATCATATTCAGCTTGCGGCGCCAACGGGCAGTGAAGACAAAGCTAGAAAGTTTTTCGTTGATTTACTTGGATTTGAAGAAATTGAAAAACCTGTACCACTGCGCCAGAATGGGGGCGTATGGTTCATGGCAGGGTCTATTCAATTACATATAGGGGTGGAAGAATCCTTTATTCCAGCCGGAAAAGCTCATCCCGCGTTCCATGTAAAAAATATTGAGGGACTCCAAGACTATTTGCGTTCAAAAAATATAAATTATATAGAGGATGATCGCCTTCCTGGTGCAAACAGGTTTTATTTGCATGATCCATTCGGAAATCGCTTGGAATTTCTGGAGTGGAAGGCGTAA
- a CDS encoding DMT family transporter, whose protein sequence is MKATIIGILSALFFSVTFVLNRAMELDGGSWVWSATLRFFFMLPLLLIIVGYKRNVIPVILHIKNQPLPWIIWSTVGFGLFYAPLTFATIYGPGWLVAATFQLTIIAGSLLVPFLSRGKKQRIPMQSIIISLVILSGVFIMQLEHASSVSFASVVLCVIPLIVSAFAYPLGNRKMMHVVNGELNTFQRILGMTIASMPFWIILSIYGIATQGAPSSDQVLQTFIVAISSGIIATALFFYATELVSHDNHKLAAIEATQSGEVVFALFGELLLLHAPLPSAVSFIGMALVVIGMVLHSAASSFGNRKKMPVHKKVSGE, encoded by the coding sequence ATGAAAGCAACTATAATTGGAATTCTTTCGGCTTTATTTTTCTCCGTCACATTTGTTTTAAATCGTGCTATGGAACTGGATGGCGGCAGTTGGGTATGGAGTGCAACGTTACGTTTTTTCTTTATGCTCCCACTATTACTCATTATTGTTGGCTATAAACGCAATGTCATACCTGTTATTCTGCATATTAAAAACCAACCGCTTCCATGGATTATTTGGAGTACGGTTGGTTTTGGGCTTTTCTATGCGCCTCTTACCTTCGCAACGATTTATGGGCCTGGCTGGCTTGTTGCAGCAACATTCCAACTTACAATTATCGCCGGTTCACTACTTGTACCTTTTTTAAGTAGAGGCAAAAAACAACGAATACCAATGCAAAGTATCATAATTTCTTTAGTCATCTTAAGTGGGGTTTTTATCATGCAGTTGGAACATGCTTCATCAGTATCGTTCGCAAGTGTTGTTTTATGTGTAATTCCACTGATTGTTTCAGCGTTTGCATATCCACTCGGAAACAGAAAAATGATGCATGTTGTAAATGGCGAATTGAACACCTTTCAGCGTATATTGGGAATGACAATTGCCAGTATGCCCTTTTGGATTATATTATCCATTTATGGCATAGCGACTCAAGGCGCACCCAGTTCCGATCAAGTCCTGCAGACCTTTATCGTAGCCATTTCATCGGGCATTATTGCCACAGCATTATTTTTCTACGCAACCGAGCTCGTCAGTCATGATAACCATAAATTGGCGGCAATCGAAGCGACACAGTCGGGAGAAGTTGTTTTTGCTTTATTTGGTGAACTTCTTTTATTACATGCACCGCTACCTAGTGCAGTTTCCTTTATTGGGATGGCTCTCGTTGTGATAGGAATGGTCCTGCACAGTGCAGCGTCTTCTTTCGGAAATCGAAAAAAGATGCCCGTGCATAAAAAGGTGTCCGGGGAATAA
- a CDS encoding small acid-soluble spore protein P: MSKNRKGPKQQEHPNLPLSPKQPYGEPLSGSHKVKNKNHSRQKNNASHDM, translated from the coding sequence ATGTCAAAGAATCGTAAAGGTCCAAAACAACAAGAACATCCAAATTTACCGTTAAGTCCAAAACAGCCTTATGGAGAACCATTAAGTGGTTCTCATAAAGTAAAAAATAAAAACCACTCAAGGCAAAAAAATAACGCGTCACACGATATGTAA
- a CDS encoding PH domain-containing protein, with the protein MFGKVASDVLGISDVGKVIQPVDYDKVDSDDYVMHEDDEKIFFLIKSRSDEYCFTNKALIHVDGTSATSKKRTLRRFDYRHNTISDVTLETAGTLDRDVEIQFKMGQNFHSIDVHKDHLDELKDLYKALIMISETVKNNETYITYSKQSLEFASTTLNNSRSNESKLSDEFKEINEAAFDWLKMNKDKYSIKDFGYIFERYINN; encoded by the coding sequence ATGTTTGGAAAAGTTGCATCAGATGTACTTGGTATTAGTGATGTAGGGAAAGTGATCCAACCTGTTGATTATGACAAGGTTGATTCAGACGATTATGTCATGCATGAAGACGATGAAAAGATATTCTTTTTAATTAAGTCACGCTCAGATGAATACTGCTTTACCAACAAAGCATTGATTCATGTGGATGGTACGAGTGCAACCAGTAAAAAACGCACACTCCGCCGTTTTGATTACCGTCACAACACTATTTCAGATGTGACCTTAGAAACTGCTGGAACATTGGATCGGGATGTTGAAATTCAATTCAAAATGGGACAAAACTTCCACAGTATCGATGTCCATAAAGATCATTTAGATGAACTGAAAGACTTATACAAAGCATTAATCATGATTTCGGAAACAGTAAAAAATAATGAAACATACATTACCTACTCAAAACAAAGTTTAGAGTTTGCTTCAACAACGTTAAATAACAGTAGAAGCAATGAATCCAAGTTATCGGATGAGTTCAAGGAAATTAATGAAGCTGCTTTCGATTGGTTGAAAATGAATAAAGATAAATACAGCATCAAAGATTTCGGCTATATTTTTGAACGCTATATAAACAATTAA
- a CDS encoding acyl-CoA synthetase, whose product MDMQTNNNASLSNMLERARRNTLGDLLARTSDRTPNKPAITYQGTKLTYGELDAAVNRTAHAFLERGMKKGEMITVMSKNSLDFVVVNFALARVGAVMIPINYMLSVEDIQYILKHAEVSGLIASEEYAPILGQSAGSLEIRHRYLMDVPETHNKDGLADWELLSNLKKGQPTELVDVDIADDDLAHVLYTSGTESRPKGVMLTHKSLVSEYVSCIVDGKMEERDIAIHALPLYHSAQLHVFLGPSVYVGSSGIVLGAASPEIILKTIEEEGATQLFCPPTVWIALLRHPDFDKKDLSTLEKCYYGAAIMPREILKELSERLPNAKFWNFYGQTEVAPLATALQPEDQLRKLGSAGKASLNVQTKIVDDEDNEVPRNEIGEIVHRTPHTMKGYLHDPEKTAEAFRGGWFHSGDLGVMDDEGYITIVDRKKDMINTGGVNVSSREVEETIYQLDGVSEVAVVSIPDAYWIEAVTAVIVQKEGANLTKEDVIKFCRSKLSTFKVPKYVDFTVTLPKNPSGKVLKRSLRDDYEGLGSK is encoded by the coding sequence AACGGGCAAGAAGAAACACATTAGGGGATTTATTAGCCAGGACAAGCGACCGAACTCCAAATAAACCCGCCATTACGTATCAAGGAACTAAGCTAACATATGGTGAGTTGGATGCTGCGGTGAACCGGACTGCACATGCTTTTTTGGAAAGAGGAATGAAAAAAGGGGAAATGATTACGGTGATGTCCAAGAACAGCTTGGACTTTGTGGTGGTTAATTTCGCTTTAGCCCGGGTCGGTGCAGTCATGATTCCAATTAATTACATGCTTTCAGTAGAAGATATTCAATATATTTTAAAGCATGCTGAAGTTAGTGGGCTTATTGCTTCTGAAGAGTATGCACCAATATTAGGCCAATCGGCTGGCAGTCTAGAAATCAGACATCGTTATTTAATGGATGTTCCGGAAACACATAACAAGGATGGGCTTGCTGATTGGGAGTTACTCTCAAACCTTAAAAAAGGACAGCCAACCGAACTTGTCGATGTGGATATTGCAGATGACGATCTTGCACATGTTTTATATACTAGCGGTACGGAATCACGGCCCAAAGGGGTTATGCTTACCCATAAGAGCTTAGTAAGTGAATATGTAAGCTGTATCGTTGACGGAAAAATGGAGGAGCGTGACATTGCGATACACGCGTTGCCGCTTTATCATAGCGCACAATTACATGTTTTCTTAGGGCCAAGTGTATATGTCGGTTCAAGTGGAATTGTGCTTGGTGCAGCAAGTCCTGAAATAATTTTAAAAACAATTGAAGAAGAAGGGGCCACTCAGCTATTTTGTCCTCCAACGGTTTGGATTGCGCTGCTACGCCACCCAGATTTTGATAAAAAAGACTTGTCAACACTGGAAAAGTGCTATTATGGTGCTGCCATCATGCCTCGGGAAATTTTAAAGGAGCTCTCGGAACGGTTGCCAAATGCTAAGTTCTGGAATTTTTATGGTCAAACGGAAGTGGCACCACTGGCTACAGCATTGCAACCGGAGGATCAACTTCGGAAATTGGGTTCCGCCGGGAAAGCTTCATTAAATGTACAAACAAAAATAGTGGACGATGAAGATAATGAAGTTCCGCGTAATGAAATTGGGGAGATTGTCCATCGAACCCCACATACCATGAAAGGATATTTGCATGACCCTGAGAAAACTGCAGAAGCATTCCGTGGTGGATGGTTCCATAGCGGAGACCTTGGTGTAATGGATGATGAAGGATACATTACAATTGTTGACCGGAAGAAAGATATGATTAATACTGGTGGTGTGAATGTATCGAGCAGGGAAGTCGAGGAAACCATTTATCAGCTTGATGGTGTGTCAGAGGTAGCTGTGGTTAGTATTCCGGATGCATACTGGATTGAGGCTGTAACTGCAGTCATCGTACAAAAAGAAGGCGCGAATTTAACAAAAGAAGATGTTATCAAGTTTTGCAGATCTAAACTATCAACATTCAAAGTTCCCAAATATGTTGATTTCACGGTTACTCTGCCTAAAAACCCAAGCGGGAAAGTGTTAAAAAGATCCTTACGTGATGATTATGAAGGCCTAGGGTCTAAATAG
- the sspL gene encoding small, acid-soluble spore protein L — MSEKDNLYKKNRLNSSVNPQGQTEDAAENRPESQLEQKAKKDNTKR, encoded by the coding sequence ATGAGTGAAAAAGATAATTTATATAAAAAGAACCGGTTGAATTCGAGTGTAAATCCCCAGGGACAGACTGAGGATGCAGCAGAGAACAGACCAGAGTCACAACTAGAACAGAAAGCAAAAAAGGATAATACCAAAAGATAA